One segment of Chryseobacterium turcicum DNA contains the following:
- a CDS encoding cytochrome-c peroxidase, with the protein MRYYLLLLIPCVFIFSAMSFNPVNKGVENDNRFINRGLREFKIELEYLKNDVELYSQEKISLEKLQQTLRNTRNSFKEIEFFVAYYYPEFTKTHLNAAPLFHIEAAGTSAYTLPPEGLQVLDELIFSDEANEQKEEISTITNFLYNSYANFYLSALNNGLSSGNNKTLPLRIELIRIYSLGVTGFDTPGSLNISEEAAHALKGMSEYINDEAYFKNFRTEKANALIQKAITYLGKNTDFESFDRIEFYKKFVQPLYAELGSWDGNPDDLKDFSGWNVSNKDFFKADFFDPYFYTILKPSEDSEELKKLGEKIFYDQSFSAVGTMSCASCHLPENAFTDLKQKSASNVEGKTVLRNSPTLYNAVFAKRFFYDMRAFYLEQQAEHVIYNQDEFNTDYQKIVQKLNGNKEYKKEFKKVFKDGKINKQNFSKALSSFVASLYSFESDFDRFMRNEKEISEDAKKGYNLFMGKANCATCHFAPHFSGLVPPFFNENESEVLGVTKLPISNLPIELDGDRGRINSNVKKENSWIYENSFKTTTVRNIALTKPYFHNGAFNTLEEVIEFYNEGGGEGLGLPMKNQTLPADKLNLTEIEKKQLISFLNTLTDISKAKKLVK; encoded by the coding sequence GTGAGATATTATCTTTTACTTCTTATTCCGTGTGTTTTCATTTTTTCTGCAATGTCTTTTAATCCTGTTAACAAAGGTGTTGAAAATGACAATAGATTTATAAACAGAGGTTTACGTGAATTTAAAATTGAGTTAGAATACTTGAAAAATGATGTAGAACTCTATTCCCAAGAAAAAATTTCCTTAGAAAAACTTCAGCAAACTTTAAGAAATACCAGAAACTCTTTTAAAGAAATAGAATTTTTCGTAGCTTATTATTATCCTGAATTCACCAAAACGCATCTTAATGCTGCGCCGCTTTTTCACATAGAAGCTGCCGGAACTTCTGCGTATACATTGCCTCCTGAAGGTTTACAGGTTTTAGATGAACTTATTTTTTCTGACGAAGCCAATGAGCAAAAAGAAGAAATAAGCACCATTACCAATTTTCTGTACAACAGTTATGCAAACTTTTATCTAAGTGCTTTAAATAATGGGTTAAGCTCAGGAAATAACAAAACATTGCCTTTGCGAATAGAGCTTATTAGAATCTACAGTTTGGGAGTGACAGGTTTTGATACTCCAGGTTCGCTTAATATTTCGGAAGAAGCTGCTCATGCTTTAAAAGGAATGAGTGAATACATTAATGATGAAGCTTATTTTAAAAATTTTAGAACAGAAAAAGCGAATGCACTTATTCAAAAAGCGATTACTTATCTTGGAAAAAATACCGATTTTGAGTCTTTCGACAGAATAGAATTTTATAAGAAATTTGTTCAGCCTTTATATGCCGAATTAGGCAGTTGGGATGGTAATCCTGATGACCTCAAGGATTTCTCGGGTTGGAATGTTTCAAATAAAGATTTTTTTAAAGCAGATTTTTTTGACCCTTATTTTTATACTATTTTAAAACCTTCTGAAGATTCTGAAGAGCTGAAAAAACTGGGTGAAAAGATTTTCTATGACCAAAGCTTCAGTGCTGTAGGAACAATGAGTTGTGCGAGTTGTCACCTGCCAGAAAATGCATTTACCGACCTGAAACAGAAATCTGCAAGTAATGTAGAAGGAAAAACGGTTTTAAGAAATTCTCCTACGCTGTACAATGCTGTTTTTGCGAAAAGATTTTTTTATGATATGCGTGCTTTTTATCTTGAGCAGCAGGCAGAGCACGTGATTTATAATCAGGATGAATTTAATACTGATTATCAAAAAATTGTACAAAAACTGAATGGTAATAAAGAGTATAAAAAGGAGTTCAAAAAAGTTTTTAAAGACGGAAAAATCAATAAGCAGAATTTTTCTAAAGCACTAAGTTCTTTTGTAGCATCTCTGTATTCTTTTGAAAGCGATTTTGACCGTTTTATGAGAAATGAAAAAGAAATTTCTGAAGATGCTAAAAAGGGTTACAATCTATTCATGGGAAAAGCCAATTGTGCAACTTGTCATTTTGCACCGCATTTTTCAGGTCTTGTACCTCCTTTCTTTAATGAAAATGAATCTGAAGTTTTAGGGGTGACCAAACTGCCTATCTCAAATTTACCTATAGAGCTTGATGGCGACAGAGGACGAATAAATTCTAATGTGAAAAAAGAAAATTCATGGATTTATGAAAACTCTTTCAAAACCACGACCGTGAGAAATATTGCCTTAACGAAACCTTATTTCCACAACGGAGCTTTTAATACACTTGAAGAAGTGATTGAATTTTATAATGAAGGTGGTGGCGAAGGTTTAGGTTTGCCTATGAAAAATCAGACGCTTCCTGCAGATAAACTTAATCTGACAGAAATTGAAAAAAAGCAACTCATCAGTTTTCTAAATACATTAACCGACATCAGCAAGGCTAAGAAGTTAGTAAAATAA
- a CDS encoding murein L,D-transpeptidase catalytic domain-containing protein, which produces MRIFYLIFVVFIFSSCQYEPKNPVNKAVFDYKKISEDEKPELDLIKTKKKAEEALAFCKSKKMNTDFCILIDMSLHSGVSRFIIWDFKEQKIVNKYLVGHGCGNNSWSSDGSKDNPQFSNQDGSHLSSLGKYQLGERGRSDWGINVKYLMHGLDKTNNNALKRFIVFHSWNLMSDEEVYPKGSPEGWGCPTISNNAMRELDPIIQNAKKPLLMWIYNE; this is translated from the coding sequence GTGAGGATTTTTTATTTAATTTTCGTGGTTTTTATTTTTTCGTCATGCCAATATGAACCGAAAAATCCCGTTAATAAAGCAGTTTTCGATTATAAAAAGATAAGTGAGGATGAAAAGCCTGAATTGGATTTAATAAAAACAAAAAAGAAAGCAGAAGAGGCTCTAGCATTTTGCAAAAGCAAAAAAATGAATACTGATTTCTGTATTTTAATTGACATGAGTCTGCATTCTGGAGTTAGTCGCTTTATTATTTGGGATTTTAAAGAACAGAAAATTGTTAATAAATATTTGGTAGGTCACGGTTGTGGAAATAATAGTTGGAGCAGCGATGGTTCAAAAGATAATCCTCAATTTAGTAACCAAGACGGAAGCCATCTTTCATCTTTGGGGAAGTACCAATTAGGCGAAAGAGGGCGAAGCGATTGGGGAATTAATGTTAAATATTTAATGCACGGTCTCGATAAAACCAATAACAATGCGCTAAAAAGATTCATCGTTTTTCATTCTTGGAATTTGATGAGTGATGAAGAGGTTTATCCCAAAGGTTCTCCGGAAGGATGGGGCTGTCCTACGATTTCGAATAATGCGATGAGGGAATTAGACCCGATTATTCAAAATGCTAAAAAACCTCTGTTGATGTGGATTTATAATGAATGA
- a CDS encoding TIGR02117 family protein, with translation MSVKVILFYFLKTLGIILGVVVLYAILGYLLPFIEVSAKDDGEKKEIPIYIYTNGVHTDIVMPVKNELHDWSAKIPFANTTSKKTDYNYVGIGWGDKGFYLDTPTWADLKFSTAVKAAFWMSESAMHASFYRTMTEASDCKKIMISKKQYQDLVKFVEAKFDKDTNGNYILIPTKAVYSDNDAFYDAQGSYSFLNTCNTWANDALKAAGQKAAWWTPTDYGIFLHYK, from the coding sequence ATGAGTGTAAAAGTTATATTATTCTACTTTCTGAAGACTCTTGGAATCATCCTTGGAGTTGTTGTGCTGTACGCAATTCTGGGTTATTTGCTTCCTTTTATAGAAGTTTCTGCAAAAGATGATGGCGAGAAAAAAGAAATCCCAATTTACATCTATACCAACGGTGTTCACACCGATATTGTAATGCCAGTGAAAAATGAATTGCACGATTGGAGTGCAAAAATTCCGTTTGCCAATACCACCTCAAAAAAAACAGATTATAATTATGTAGGAATTGGGTGGGGCGATAAAGGTTTTTATCTAGATACTCCAACTTGGGCTGATTTGAAATTTTCAACGGCTGTAAAAGCGGCATTTTGGATGAGTGAATCTGCAATGCATGCGTCATTCTACAGAACGATGACCGAGGCTTCTGACTGTAAAAAAATAATGATTAGTAAAAAACAGTATCAGGATTTGGTAAAATTTGTTGAGGCTAAATTTGATAAAGATACAAATGGCAATTATATATTAATTCCTACTAAAGCTGTTTACAGCGATAACGATGCCTTTTACGATGCGCAAGGAAGCTATAGTTTTTTGAATACTTGTAATACTTGGGCAAATGATGCATTGAAAGCTGCCGGACAAAAAGCTGCGTGGTGGACACCAACAGATTACGGAATTTTTTTACATTATAAATAA